Genomic window (Phycisphaerae bacterium):
TGCCGATGATGAGCCCGGCCACGGCGGCGTCGGCGAGCTTCGGTTCCAGAGCGGCGAAGTCGCCTTTGTTTGGGTTCACGGGGTCGAATACGGGGATGTTCATCCCCGCCAGCTCGATCAGCTCGGTCTCAACATTGGGGCTGACCTTTGCAGCCGCCTCCAGTGCCACCTGCACGGCCGCGGCCGTCG
Coding sequences:
- a CDS encoding NAD(P)H-dependent oxidoreductase yields the protein MTEDVSRRGFLKTAGIAVAAGAITGTVAQAQESPATGRKIRIIGVACSPRKGKTTAAAVQVALEAAAKVSPNVETELIELAGMNIPVFDPVNPNKGDFAALEPKLADAAVAGLIIG